The Dioscorea cayenensis subsp. rotundata cultivar TDr96_F1 chromosome 19, TDr96_F1_v2_PseudoChromosome.rev07_lg8_w22 25.fasta, whole genome shotgun sequence genome includes a window with the following:
- the LOC120250609 gene encoding B3 domain-containing protein Os03g0120900-like has protein sequence MEFSNGRRGTFFYQDQEEDQQQQQQQQQQQQQQEEAGPSEINKEDQAQPPLAPVIEREHMFDKVVTPSDVGKLNRLVIPKQHAEKFFPLDSSNNEKGLLLSFEDNTGKPWRFRYSYWNSSQSYVMTKGWSRFVKEKRLDAGDTVSFGRGVGEAGRDRLFIDWKRRPDHVSNHSMVIPRFPLPSNAHQYHQYHQYHHHHHHHRPLVPFMTPVMGTSWSSSSSNSNSSSSTTTTYDRFYLQTPTRHNFLNNCNSVPAGQFILFRPPVAGVLPQANAQVGVGGDRAIGTPMVLDSVPVVHNQVTAKRVRLFGVNLDCPQSQDSNIIIPESLVPHPQPRNPPFYFPLAGASSSEDETPLSLDLDI, from the coding sequence ATGGAATTTTCAAATGGAAGAAGAGGCACATTTTTCTAtcaagatcaagaagaagatcaacaacaacaacaacaacagcagcagcagcaacaacaacaagaagaagctgGGCCATCAGAGATCAACAAAGAAGATCAAGCTCAACCACCCCTAGCTCCAGTGATAGAAAGAGAGCACATGTTTGACAAGGTAGTCACTCCCAGCGATGTCGGCAAGCTCAACAGACTTGTAATCCCTAAACAACACGCCGAGAAGTTCTTTCCTCTTGACTCCTCCAACAATGAAAAAGGCTTATTGCTAAGCTTTGAAGACAACACCGGCAAACCATGGAGGTTCCGCTACTCATACTGGAACAGCAGCCAGAGCTACGTCATGACTAAAGGTTGGAGTAGGTTTGTCAAAGAAAAAAGACTTGATGCTGGTGATACTGTTTCCTTTGGTCGTGGTGTCGGTGAAGCAGGTCGTGATCGCCTTTTCATCGACTGGAAGAGACGACCTGATCATGTTTCCAATCATTCCATGGTCATTCCTCGCTTTCCTTTACCATCTAATGCTCACCAGTACCACCAGTACCACCagtaccaccaccaccaccaccatcaccgtCCATTAGTTCCATTCATGACTCCGGTGATGGGCACATCATggagtagtagtagtagtaatagtaatagtagtagtagtactaCTACTACTTATGATCGGTTTTACTTACAGACACCAACAAGGCACAACTTCCTAAATAATTGTAATAGTGTTCCAGCTGGACAATTCATCCTCTTCAGACCTCCGGTGGCCGGTGTGTTGCCCCAGGCTAATGCACAAGTTGGTGTAGGAGGGGACCGAGCTATTGGCACGCCGATGGTCCTTGACTCAGTGCCCGTGGTCCATAACCAAGTTACTGCCAAGAGAGTCCGGCTCTTCGGTGTGAACCTCGACTGCCCTCAATCACAAGACTCTAATATTATTATCCCCGAATCTCTTGTACCTCATCCTCAACCAAGAAATCCTCCTTTTTATTTTCCCCTCGCCGGAGCTAGTTCATCGGAGGATGAAACACCACTATCTCTGGATCTTGACATTTAG
- the LOC120249487 gene encoding uncharacterized protein LOC120249487 isoform X1: protein MFPFGRHAPQPSPPAYSGLSAFAPPFNLGYANSDHPYPSSPAASSTPIPPSPCVGPYHSYYPPPPSSSGASMTSFGADFGGAGLNRWDESYYGNYGSNSAWMDHQPNLDSLMFGKDSLARKGHYGSECSGLLDEKHPSIFEKHVKPAYSGTLLFGQTGMTEGMPKQPDPFAVPDRGNAFDFHSSNRGLMDEFGSLSAASILYEPPATSSSNHLFVPPPTAIYSSEYNSIPRNEHSTVHDRTLFDLNDDYTHQHTGQGFSLFHAFTCGNALNSEMSRAPNDVKEPTCIPGYLTPVQRDCSSDNESVTGKSMQCAVDISDLRARNLDSSDSLNSNSASAEPVSSMQTFLEALDHHNLAVDSPCWKGASGSQQSPFSVGKVLETGFVIKESERSNELQHSKNHFLNMVHSEAMPSAKREGNLISNENNKHSLCSLVDLSLLFDLPSEHQKANNVCKAKCSGLDNAHEQGFKAGGICGNESISQGHCEPNDTNGKSVDHEISHVANESSISERLIDTEKDFTDSVKASACGFDSCVGAQTVIAPKFSLPGCVAETFGSSDEPGNFSSSDNNVQLFLKTMHSLSEVLLNTDCIDSNELKEHDYKLLQVIIWNLEHFSLKSKKEKSEGSSNISGVDTDAPDVALSKLDGMIMSNNRTRCNIPGEMHNSGCGLDDNLLDKSVPTSGTTASIADYIGHALDKINTESPLDQEENLQTKFYKKLWIDAEIASCAIKYELQLLRMNAEIENHKYKSKESLAASYLSAKPTEFPRTLFRDSLHVLDEVEGTSNNVKESLSHDASELEDNIDGCCDINSHEAFPSTIAGEIDSSIFARFRILKERLDKPISDNVEDCDAAGTVDIAMQNKDGISSHPFDSGDNSRPKSREMMLAESGSKLKEEQQKDTVELSDASPVLKSISDVRHSSESHNETVTMVFHPDPSINQSYASSIKRKQSAGGDDSSSSEWEHVLDEEFTLL, encoded by the exons ATGTTCCCCTTCGGTCGTCACGCCCCTCAGCCGTCCCCTCCGGCGTACTCCGGCCTCTCAGCGTTCGCTCCTCCGTTCAACCTTGGCTATGCTAACTCCGATCACCCATATCCGTCTTCCCCCGCCGCCTCCTCTACCCCGATCCCGCCCTCGCCCTGTGTCGGTCCATACCACTCCTATTATCCTCCTCCGCCGTCGTCCTCGGGTGCTAGTATGACTTCATTCGGGGCGGATTTCGGTGGCGCAGGCCTTAATCGGTGGGATGAATCGTACTATGGGAATTACGGGAGTAATTCTGCTTGGATGGATCATCAGCCGAATTTGGATTCTTTGATGTTTGGGAaag ATTCCTTGGCAAGGAAAGGTCATTATGGTTCAGAATGTTCAGGCTTGTTAGATGAGAAACACCCATCAATATTCGAGAAACATGTCAAACCTGCTTATTCTGGAACATTACTTTTTGGTCAAACTGGAATGACTGAAGGAATGCCAAAGCAACCGGACCCCTTTGCTGTTCCTGATAGGGGCAATGCATTTGATTTTCACTCTTCTAATCGTGGGTTAATGGATGAGTTTGGTTCACTGTCAGCAGCTTCCATATTATATGAACCGCCTGCAACATCTTCCTCAAATCACCTGTTTGTCCCTCCACCTACTGCAATATATTCATCAGAATATAATAGTATTCCAAGAAATGAGCATTCCACTGTTCATGATAGGACTTTGTTTGATCTCAATGATGATTATACTCATCAACATACTGGACAGGGCTTTTCACTTTTCCATGCATTCACTTGTGGTAATGCTTTGAATTCTGAAATGAGCAGGGCGCCTAATGATGTGAAAGAACCTACTTGTATCCCGGGATATCTGACTCCAGTACAGAGAGATTGCTCTTCTGATAATGAGTCGGTGACCGGAAAATCCATGCAATGTGCTGTTGACATATCTGACTTAAGAGCTAGAAACTTGGACAGTTCTGATTCTTTAAACTCCAATAGTGCTTCAGCTGAACCTGTTAGTTCCATGCAAACTTTTCTGGAAGCGCTAGACCATCATAATCTTGCGGTAGATTCACCATGTTGGAAAGGTGCATCAGGTTCTCAACAATCACCATTTAGTGTTGGTAAGGTTCTGGAGACTGGCTTTGTGATAAAAGAATCAGAAAGGTCCAATGAGCTGCAACATAGCAAAAATCATTTTCTGAATATGGTTCATTCGGAGGCTATGCCATCTGCAAAGCGAGAAGGAAATTTGATTAGCAATGAGAACAACAAACATTCTTTATGTTCACTGGTGGATTTATCTCTACTATTTGATTTGCCAAGTGAACATCAGAAAGCTAATAATGTGTGTAAAGCAAAGTGCAGTGGCCTGGATAATGCCCATGAACAGGGGTTCAAAGCTGGTGGGATATGTGGCAATGAATCTATAAGTCAAGGACATTGTGAGCCAAATGATACGAATGGGAAATCAGTAGATCATGAAATAAGTCATGTTGCAAATGAGTCCTCCATATCCGAGAGACTTATTGACACCGAGAAAGATTTTACAGATTCTGTTAAAGCTAGTGCTTGTGGTTTTGATTCTTGTGTTGGTGCTCAAACAGTAATTGCTCCTAAATTTTCACTTCCTGGCTGCGTTGCTGAAACATTTGGTTCATCGGACGAGCCTGGCAACTTTTCATCCTCAGATAACAATGTTCAACTCTTTCTCAAAACGATGCACAGTCTGTCAGAAGTGCTGTTGAATACTGACTGCATTGACAGCAATGAATTGAAGGAGCATGACTATAAGCTTCTGCAGGTGATAATTTGGAATCTGGAACATTTCAGCCTCAAGAGCAAAAAG GAGAAAAGTGAGGGGAGTTCTAATATTTCTGGGGTAGATACTGATGCACCTGATGTTGCACTGTCAAAACTTGATGGTATGATTATGAGCAACAATAGAACTAGATGCAACATCCCTGGGGAGATGCACAATTCTGGATGTGGTTTGGACGATAATTTGCTTGACAAAAGTGTCCCTACAAGTGGCACCACAGCTAGCATAGCTGATTACATAGGCCAT GCCCTGGACAAGATCAATACTGAGAGTCCTCTCGATCAGGAAGAGAACCTTCAGACTAAATTTTATAAGAAACTGTGGATTGATGCTGAAATTGCATCTTGCGCTATAAAGTATGAACTTCAACTTCTCCGTATGAATGCCGAGATAGAGAATCATAAGTACAAATCAAAAG AAAGTCTTGCAGCTTCATATTTATCTGCAAAGCCTACAGAATTTCCCAGAACATTGTTTCGAGATTCTCTTCATGTACTTGATGAGGTTGAAGGAACAAGTAACAATGTTAAAGAGAGCTTAAGCCATGATGCAAGCGAGCTAGAGGATAATATTGATGGCTGTTGCGACATAAATTCTCATGAGGCATTTCCATCAACCATAGCTGGTGAGATTGATTCTTCTATTTTTGCTAGATTCCGCATTCTAAAAGAGCGGCTTGATAAACCAATTTCTGATAATGTGGAGGATTGCGATGCTGCGGGCACTGTTGATATTGCGATGCAAAACAAAGATGGCATCAGCAGCCATCCTTTTGACAGTGGTGACAATTCAAGACCAAAGTCTAGGGAAATGATGCTTGCTGAGTCAGGCTCCAAGTTGAAGGAAGAACAACAAAAGGATACTGTAGAACTCAGTGATGCAAGTCCAGTGTTAAAGAGCATATCTGATGTACGACATTCTAGTGAAAGCCACAATGAGACGGTGACCATGGTATTTCACCCAGATCCCTCAATTAACCAATCTTATGCATCAAGCATCAAAAGGAAACAATCGGCTGGTGGGGATGATAGCTCCTCATCCGAGTGGGAGCATGTGCTGGATGAAGAGTTCACTCTGCTATAA
- the LOC120249487 gene encoding uncharacterized protein LOC120249487 isoform X2: MFPFGRHAPQPSPPAYSGLSAFAPPFNLGYANSDHPYPSSPAASSTPIPPSPCVGPYHSYYPPPPSSSGASMTSFGADFGGAGLNRWDESYYGNYGSNSAWMDHQPNLDSLMFGKDSLARKGHYGSECSGLLDEKHPSIFEKHVKPAYSGTLLFGQTGMTEGMPKQPDPFAVPDRGNAFDFHSSNRGLMDEFGSLSAASILYEPPATSSSNHLFVPPPTAIYSSEYNSIPRNEHSTVHDRTLFDLNDDYTHQHTGQGFSLFHAFTCGNALNSEMSRAPNDVKEPTCIPGYLTPVQRDCSSDNESVTGKSMQCAVDISDLRARNLDSSDSLNSNSASAEPVSSMQTFLEALDHHNLAVDSPCWKGASGSQQSPFSVGKVLETGFVIKESERSNELQHSKNHFLNMVHSEAMPSAKREGNLISNENNKHSLCSLVDLSLLFDLPSEHQKANNVCKAKCSGLDNAHEQGFKAGGICGNESISQGHCEPNDTNGKSVDHEISHVANESSISERLIDTEKDFTDSVKASACGFDSCVGAQTVIAPKFSLPGCVAETFGSSDEPGNFSSSDNNVQLFLKTMHSLSEVLLNTDCIDSNELKEHDYKLLQVIIWNLEHFSLKSKKEKSEGSSNISGVDTDAPDVALSKLDGMIMSNNRTRCNIPGEMHNSGCGLDDNLLDKSVPTSGTTASIADYIGHALDKINTESPLDQEENLQTKFYKKLWIDAEIASCAIKYELQLLRMNAEIENHKYKSKESLAASYLSAKPTEFPRTLFRDSLHVLDEVEGTSNNVKESLSHDASELEDNIDGCCDINSHEAFPSTIAGLRCCGHC; encoded by the exons ATGTTCCCCTTCGGTCGTCACGCCCCTCAGCCGTCCCCTCCGGCGTACTCCGGCCTCTCAGCGTTCGCTCCTCCGTTCAACCTTGGCTATGCTAACTCCGATCACCCATATCCGTCTTCCCCCGCCGCCTCCTCTACCCCGATCCCGCCCTCGCCCTGTGTCGGTCCATACCACTCCTATTATCCTCCTCCGCCGTCGTCCTCGGGTGCTAGTATGACTTCATTCGGGGCGGATTTCGGTGGCGCAGGCCTTAATCGGTGGGATGAATCGTACTATGGGAATTACGGGAGTAATTCTGCTTGGATGGATCATCAGCCGAATTTGGATTCTTTGATGTTTGGGAaag ATTCCTTGGCAAGGAAAGGTCATTATGGTTCAGAATGTTCAGGCTTGTTAGATGAGAAACACCCATCAATATTCGAGAAACATGTCAAACCTGCTTATTCTGGAACATTACTTTTTGGTCAAACTGGAATGACTGAAGGAATGCCAAAGCAACCGGACCCCTTTGCTGTTCCTGATAGGGGCAATGCATTTGATTTTCACTCTTCTAATCGTGGGTTAATGGATGAGTTTGGTTCACTGTCAGCAGCTTCCATATTATATGAACCGCCTGCAACATCTTCCTCAAATCACCTGTTTGTCCCTCCACCTACTGCAATATATTCATCAGAATATAATAGTATTCCAAGAAATGAGCATTCCACTGTTCATGATAGGACTTTGTTTGATCTCAATGATGATTATACTCATCAACATACTGGACAGGGCTTTTCACTTTTCCATGCATTCACTTGTGGTAATGCTTTGAATTCTGAAATGAGCAGGGCGCCTAATGATGTGAAAGAACCTACTTGTATCCCGGGATATCTGACTCCAGTACAGAGAGATTGCTCTTCTGATAATGAGTCGGTGACCGGAAAATCCATGCAATGTGCTGTTGACATATCTGACTTAAGAGCTAGAAACTTGGACAGTTCTGATTCTTTAAACTCCAATAGTGCTTCAGCTGAACCTGTTAGTTCCATGCAAACTTTTCTGGAAGCGCTAGACCATCATAATCTTGCGGTAGATTCACCATGTTGGAAAGGTGCATCAGGTTCTCAACAATCACCATTTAGTGTTGGTAAGGTTCTGGAGACTGGCTTTGTGATAAAAGAATCAGAAAGGTCCAATGAGCTGCAACATAGCAAAAATCATTTTCTGAATATGGTTCATTCGGAGGCTATGCCATCTGCAAAGCGAGAAGGAAATTTGATTAGCAATGAGAACAACAAACATTCTTTATGTTCACTGGTGGATTTATCTCTACTATTTGATTTGCCAAGTGAACATCAGAAAGCTAATAATGTGTGTAAAGCAAAGTGCAGTGGCCTGGATAATGCCCATGAACAGGGGTTCAAAGCTGGTGGGATATGTGGCAATGAATCTATAAGTCAAGGACATTGTGAGCCAAATGATACGAATGGGAAATCAGTAGATCATGAAATAAGTCATGTTGCAAATGAGTCCTCCATATCCGAGAGACTTATTGACACCGAGAAAGATTTTACAGATTCTGTTAAAGCTAGTGCTTGTGGTTTTGATTCTTGTGTTGGTGCTCAAACAGTAATTGCTCCTAAATTTTCACTTCCTGGCTGCGTTGCTGAAACATTTGGTTCATCGGACGAGCCTGGCAACTTTTCATCCTCAGATAACAATGTTCAACTCTTTCTCAAAACGATGCACAGTCTGTCAGAAGTGCTGTTGAATACTGACTGCATTGACAGCAATGAATTGAAGGAGCATGACTATAAGCTTCTGCAGGTGATAATTTGGAATCTGGAACATTTCAGCCTCAAGAGCAAAAAG GAGAAAAGTGAGGGGAGTTCTAATATTTCTGGGGTAGATACTGATGCACCTGATGTTGCACTGTCAAAACTTGATGGTATGATTATGAGCAACAATAGAACTAGATGCAACATCCCTGGGGAGATGCACAATTCTGGATGTGGTTTGGACGATAATTTGCTTGACAAAAGTGTCCCTACAAGTGGCACCACAGCTAGCATAGCTGATTACATAGGCCAT GCCCTGGACAAGATCAATACTGAGAGTCCTCTCGATCAGGAAGAGAACCTTCAGACTAAATTTTATAAGAAACTGTGGATTGATGCTGAAATTGCATCTTGCGCTATAAAGTATGAACTTCAACTTCTCCGTATGAATGCCGAGATAGAGAATCATAAGTACAAATCAAAAG AAAGTCTTGCAGCTTCATATTTATCTGCAAAGCCTACAGAATTTCCCAGAACATTGTTTCGAGATTCTCTTCATGTACTTGATGAGGTTGAAGGAACAAGTAACAATGTTAAAGAGAGCTTAAGCCATGATGCAAGCGAGCTAGAGGATAATATTGATGGCTGTTGCGACATAAATTCTCATGAGGCATTTCCATCAACCATAGCTG GATTGCGATGCTGCGGGCACTGTTGA